A region of the Leptolyngbya sp. CCY15150 genome:
ACCAGGGGGAAGTGCTGTCGGTCTGTGTCAGTCCCGACGGAAAAGCGATCGCCAGCGGTAGCGCCGACAACACCATTCGCCTGTGGGACTGGGATACGGGGCAGGTGATCTACACCTTGGATACCCACAATCAATCTGTCAACTCGGTAGCCTTTAGCCGAGATGGTCGCCTTTTGGTGAGTGCCAGCAGCGATCGCACCATTCGCCTCTGGGATGCCCGCACCGGCAGCTTGCTGCATGTGATGAGTGATCATGATAGTTGGGTTTGGTCGGCGGTGTTTGCGCCCTTCAGCAACCTCCTAGCCAGTGGCTGCTGGGACGGGCAGATTAAGCTATGGCAGGCAACCTAGGAGATCACTAGGGACGATGCTAGGAAACAGCAGACAAGGGTACGCCATTCGGGGGAGCCCATTGGGTGGAGGTGCAATTCAGCCATTGGGCGATCGCATTCCACCCCAATTCTTGCTAAGACTGTAAAAGGGTTACTCTGCCACCCCTAGATTACGCAACATCATCTGCCTAAGACCAGTGCAACCTGTTTTTCTATTTTGGCTACCTAGGATCAATCCTTTATGAGTCCGATTCCCTACAAGCTTCAGCCTCACGATACGCTGTGTTTTGTTCACGTGCCCAAAACCGCAGGAACCACCCTCATCTCCCTGCTAGACGCCAAGTTCCACCATCAAGACATTTGTCCATCTCAGCTTTGGTGTCACCTGGCCACCGCTCCGTTCCTTTCCTCAAACTATCGGTTAATTCGCGGTCATTTCACCTGGGATGACTACACCCAATATGTGGCATCCCCCGTATTTATTTCCATGTTTCGAGATCCCGTGCAGCGCACTATCTCGGAATACAATTTCATGAACGACTACCCCGATTCATGGAAACATCAGCAAGAACACGTAGACGCCGTCTATCAGTTCAAGCATCAGGCTGGCGTGGCCCTCGAAACCAGAATTAAGCTACAGCAGCGAGCGATCGCCACCGATCTAGACAGCTTTGTGCGCGATCCCTTCGTGCAAGAGGCCATGCGCGACCCCCACCTGCGAGCCATGGCCACCGCCACCACCGATGCCAGCCAGGCCCCCACGGAAAATCTGCTTGATATTGCCACAAAACGCCTTGACGATCTGGTCTTTTTTGGCATCTTGGAGGATTTTCGGGCGTCCATGGCGCTGCTGTCCTACAGCTTTGGCTGGTATCCAATTGTGCAATACCAGAAGCTGATGATTGCCAAGACATCCGACTACCTCCAAGGTGTATCGAGCGGTACCCTCGACTGCCTGCGCGACATGAACCAGGGCGATCTGGTTCTCTACGATCGTGCCGTTGAGCAGTTTCGCGATCGCTTCCGCCAGATGCAGACCACCCTCGAAGCCACCTACGGATCGCCAGACTCCCAAACCCAGACGGCTCCAGAGTCTTGGCTAGAGCGTCATTACATCGACTGCTACACCGCTCACCAGCACACCAAAATCCATCAGCTTGACCTCACCTTTGACCAACCGATTTCCGGCACCGGCTGGCATTTGCGCGAGGGCAATGCGGACACCGATACGCTCTTCCGCTGGACTGGCCCTGCTACGGAATCTACCCTGGATCTACCCCTGGCCAGCGGCCAGGATCTCACCCTGCGCATGAAGGTCGTCGGCGGCATTACGCCAGAGGTCGTCAATGGTCTGACCCTCACCGTGGGCGATCGCCCCATTCCGCTCACCAAGGTCTGTCATGTTCAAGATGACGGTCTATTTCTGGTGATCTACCAAGGCACCATTCCCCAAAGCGTGATTGAGAGCGATCGCCCCTTCACCCGCCTGCGCTTCCAGGTGCCGCGTACGCAATCCCTGCAATCCTTGGATCCTAGCAATCCCGACTACCGCCCCGTAGGGCTGGCCGTGAACCAGATCCGCCTTAGCCCCAGGGTCGAACCGTTAGCCGAGGGCGATCGCCCCTTCTTGTTTCCTCTAGATGACGTGTATTGGCGAGAAACGGCGCAGTTTGTTCGTCAGCACTGGCTCACGAGCGAAAAAATTGTTGCCCCCATAGAATTCGCCGAGTATTTTCCAGGGCAACTGACGCCCTATCTACACATCGTGAAAGAGCCGATGGGCCCTACCCAGTGGGTGATTATCCATAAAGGACAGATATCCTCCCTACCGCTGCATCTGTTTTCCGCGATGAAGACTTGGACACTAGTCTTTGCCAACCCGGTGTTCGCCGTCCTCACCGCCCATGAAAACTGGAACGCGTTAGACCCCGCCAACCATGCCGACGCCAACGCCTATCACCAAGCCGTCCTGGCAAGGTTGGAGTCTGCAGCGATCGCTCCCTAAAGCACGAGCTGGTAGGCCTGCTGCAGACGTTCGTTATAGCGCTCTAGGCTAAACCGCTCTGCATTTTGCCTGCCAGCTTTGGCTAGATCCTTTTGCAAGGCTTCGTCGCCCAAGAGTTGGGATAGCTTCTGCTCAATATCCGACACACTGTAGGGGTCTACATAAAGCGCCGCTTCCCCGCAAACCTCCGGCAGCGACGACACGTTGGAGGTGATGACCGGACAACCAAAGGACATGGCCTCCAGCGGCGGGAGCCCAAAGCCTTCGTATAGCGAAGGAAATGCTAGGCAGGTTGCCCCGGCGTAGAGATGGCGCAGATCTTCCGTGGTGACATAATCGAGAATACGAAACTTTGCTTTGGCTACGTCTACCCCAAAAATGGTGTCGATCGCGCCGATTTCGTTTTCCCACAGCCAGCCTCGCTTACCCACAATCACAAACTGCGTATCGGTTTCTAACCGAGCATAGGCATCAATCAACCGGCCCAGATTTTTCTTGGGTTCGATCGCCCCCACAAACAAAATGTAGTTTTTATGCTCAATGCGAAACCGTTTGATATAGCGCTGGATCTCTTCCGGTGTTTTATCTAACGGCTCCAGGGCAATGGGCTGATACGTTACCTGAATCTTATCGGGATGGACATCGAATAAATCCACCATATCTCGCTTGGAATGTTCAGATACGGTAACGACTAGAGCAGAATCCTTGAGACAGCGTTTCACAACCTTATAAAACAGCCGCTTATTGTCCAAGGTGGTATAGGGCAAGCGCAGGGGAATCAGATCGTGGATGGTGGTGATTTTCTTGGCACCGGGCACCGTCATCGGCAGGGTATAGGTGGCGTGGAAAATATCAACCTTCTTCGGCAATGTGACGCCCATGGCAAGCCCTAGACGGAATAGAGCAGAGGCCGTTCGGTAGCAGCCAGGCAGGTTATAGGTTCCTGTAATATCCAGCAAATTCGTGATTGAGGCCATAAAACTACCCCGCACAGAGCCACGTATTACCACCTGCCCTACATCAATCGGGCGGGCAGTAAACGACTGGTGGCTAAGGGTGCGGCCAACATCCAGCATCAAGCGGGCCGATCGCTTCAGATAAGATCCATCTAAATATCGATGGGGGCCTTCATTTACATCAAAGAATAAGACCTCCTCCAAGGATGCATCTTTTAAGCTAGGAATATTACGCCCATAGAGCACGTTGACGTCTGCGCCTAGGTCTTTGAGCGATCGCACCAAGCTAATCCCATAGGTTTTGATGCCAGTTCCTTGGCTGAGTTGCAGGTTATAACCATCAACTAAAACATTCACTCCCGCTAAGTTGCTCATGGGTCTTGCCTATCAGTATTGCTGGTATAGAGTTGGAACATGGCCCTTTAGAACCTACCACGCCTCATCTTCACCTGTCAGAACGTTCCAGATGAAGGAGTATGTTCCCATCCATTGCTGAATCCGTTGTTGATCAGAGTCGGTTGGTTGAGCGGTAGGACGGTAGGACATAGAGTTCCGTCCGAGTGTAAAGCAGGTTTCTGAAAATGGGAGGATTTTGCAGGTTTTCGCCATCTTCCGTTAAAGCTTGATGAAGTCCAGCACGTTTCCGAGTGACCTAAGGCACACTGATGGAAGATTTGTTACCGATCATTTGGTGGACTGACCAACGTTGCGTTTCCTCACTCCCCAACGCTGCACCTTAAGGACTAGGCGAGCCGATTCCTGCTTCTCCTCTTCCTAAGGATCAACGGTTACGGTGCGAGGCGGCTAACGCTATGATTCCACCCTGTGTTCCCATCGTGGGTCAGTCCATCAGCCCAATATCTGTCCGGTCACCTGTTTGCATCGTACCGAGAGGAAACCCATGAAACTGACGACGCTTGGCACTACGTTTTTCAAAGCTAAACCGGTTCAATCAACCCAGCTATCCGACACAGACAAGACGGCGATCGCTGCCAATACCACCCTCGACATTGTTGCCTATACCGAAGAAGCGGATCACTTCAACGTCCAGCTGGCGGCGGCTCTCCAGGGGCGCGATCGCTGGTATGTCTACGCCCCCCACGTTCGGATTGTGGATGCTGCCGCACCGCCGAAACTCAAGCTGCAGGTGATCGACAGTACGCTACTCAAGCTCAAGCCCATTCAGGGATCGGAGCTAGCCGACACCGAAAAGGCTGCCCTGCGTGGAGGCGTCGAACTTGGTCTGCTGGAGTACAACGAAAACGAGATGAACCATTACCAGGTGAAGCTTGCCGAAGCGATCCAGGGGCAAGATACCTGGTATGTCTATGTGCCCCATGTGCGCGTGCTTGGGCAAGATGGCAAACCGGTGATTGTCCAGCGGGCGGCCATGGGCATTCCCTCCGACACCGGCTGGGCTTGGCCGATGAAGGGCACAAGCTGCGGCCCCAAGTGTGAATTTGGATTTGCCCGCGGACGCCTCCATGCGGGCGTAGACATTGGCGGCTACACCCCAGACGAATGCTACGCGGCCAGCGATGGAGTCGTTAAAACCGTCAAAAATGACACCTCCGGGGCGGAGGGACGCGCCATTTACATCCAGCGAGCGGATGGTTGGCAGCATGTCTACTTCCACATGCGCTCCATTGCTGTAAAGCCGGGGCAAGCCGTGAAGCGCGGTCAATTGATTGGCATCCGGGGCGGGTCGGGATTCGACGGCGAAGGGCGCGAGATCGACGGCGGCGGCTATTCCATTCACCTACATTTTGAAATCCGTAAGCCGGATGGGGAGCCGGTCGATCCACGGACTATCTTGCCTAAGGACAATAGCTGCCCCTAGGCTGAATCTAGGGCGATCGCTTTCCCACCCTCGAACCCTGTAGCGATCGCCCTCGGCAACCCCTACAGGGTTCGATCCCTTGCCAGACGGCGGAGAAACCCGCATCATGTCGGTAAACTTGATGGAGTCTAGCTGAATCTCGTTGCATCTATGGTGATTGCACTGCTCATTCTCTTGATTGGACTCTCGCCATCCATTGCCTCTTGGCTCGTCCTGCGCCGGGCCGATGCCCGTGCCCAGGCACGGCTGCAATTAGCCCTCGACTCGCTGGCATCTCGGGGGCTGCCATCCCTAGAACACCACCCCGATCGCCAGTATGTGGAAGGCTTGGGCTATGTGATGGGTGATATCAGTTGTCGTTTTAATGCGCGATCGCCCTATGTGCGCTGTGCCGTGAATCCTACCGGCCCCTGCCAGGATTGCCGCGCCTACGAATCGACACTGCTGGAGTAGCCTCTAGCCCCCTGGGTGAACCAGAAGCGATCGCTCGGGAACTTTTGGGAGGACATCAACGATCTACACCCAGGGGTTCTCGCCTGCCAACCGGATGATACCGAGATGCTCCTTGGAGTGTTACAGTTTGTGTTGTACTGCGATGATTCGCTAGGATAATTCGAGATTATTCTTTGTCTTAACTCATTCACCTCCCCTGTGCTCGTCCCAAGGCTGGTATCCCCCAACCTAATGAACCGATAGTAGGACGATCGTTCGTCATCCCATCGGTCATCATGCGGACAGATCAATATTTCTCTGAAATGAGAGATCAGGTGATACGTTCGATCGCGTTCTTCAGTGCTATGCCAAGTGATAATCCGCAATGACTCAGCGACGTTCTTTTCAGTCTGTTTCATCTAGCCTGATTCAATGGACTCCCCAGCGCGTGGGTGCCGCTTGCCTCATTGGCGGGGCAAGTCTTTTGGTCCACAGTGCAGCGATCGCCCAAACCGCTGCTGATCTCGATCCAGGCCTGGAGCTTGATTATTCCACCGAGGTGCAAGAGGTTCCTTCGGCCAACGATCTGCTAGACTCTGTGCCCATGCCGGCTGAGCGCCCCGTCTCCGAAGCGCCTCAACCTGTCTACTCCAACACTCCGGATGTCATGTTTGAGGACAATGGAGCTGATGTGTCAGCGCCCATGTCGGTTGATGACCTGATGCAAAGCCCACCTAGCTTGGCTGGCAGTGATATTGACACCGCCAATGACTACAACCTCGGCGCAACCTACGCCCCTGACCAGGTTGGCTCTGTTGTTCTATCCGAGCGCTCCACCGGCTGCCAAACGACCCTAGAACGCGGGCAAGACTTAGCGTCTCTATGTGCGCCGTCGGCTAGCAGCAGCGGGCAGTCGGTCAACCTTGGCCCCGTTTCAGTCGGGCCAGACGGCGTCAGCCTCAACCCCATCCCATCCTTCGACAACTTTTACAACGTTACGACTCGCCCCATCAGCCAGCCTAGCAATGGCGATCGCAGCCTGCTTTTCCCCCTTTCCATTCCAGCTCCCATTACCTCCCTCTTTGGCTGGCGGCAGCATCCCATCTTCGGCGATGCTCGCTTCCACTCAGGGATTGACCTAGGAGCGCCCATGGGAGCGCCGGTGGTGGCAGCCTTTAGTGGACAAGTGGTCACCGCTGAGTTTCTTCAAGGCTATGGGTTGACCGTCGTTTTGACGCACAACGACGGCACCCAGGAAACCCTCTATGCCCACCTATCCGAAATCTTTGTGAAGCCGGGCGATACGGTGGCCCAGGGTGATGTGGTGGGACGGGTTGGCAGCACCGGCAACTCCACCGGCCCTCACCTGCACTTTGAAGTACGCGAGCTAGAAAACGGTACTTGGGTCACCCTCAACCCAGCAGGATCGTTACAAGTCGCGCTCAACAACTTCGTCAATGGTTTTGATGGTCTGCAAGTGGCCCAAACCTGGTCGAAGACAGGGCTTCAGGCTGGATTAGCGCGATCGGAGAAACATCACGAGATCTGGATGCCCCTGGCAGTCCAAGTCGGCATGTTTGCCCCCGTTCCCCAAAAGCCAGACCTGATTCCACCGGAGCAGATGGAACGGGTGGTGGTCAGCAAGTCGATTCCTGGCAGTGAAGCGATGGTGAGCAGCGATCGCCCTGAACTCTCCCCTGAACTGATCGTAAGCGATCGCTCTGATGACCGCTAGACGCTAAGGCTGAGGATAAGGGTCTGCCTGTTGAAGATGGAACGGGCAGACCTAGTTTTATGGGCCATAATGGCGATATAAGGCGTAAAAATCCTATTAGTACGCCTATCCTCAATGGGATGTGTGCCGATGCAGGTTACTAAGTTATCGATTTCCCTGTCGCAGTCTTTGCTGGCGTTTGTAGAAGACTATCAGCACAACCACGCTTTTAGCTCACACTCGCAGGTGATCGAAAAAGCACTGGAACTGTTGCGTGAGCAAGAACTAAAAGCAACTCACATCCAGGTTGATGACACAACCCAACCCCAGAATGTAGCCATAGGCTGTGAGCCGACTATACCCACACAGGCTCAGGAAACAATCTTGCAGCGGATGGGTGGTATGCCCAAACATCTACTCTCCACGGGAGGCTTATCCGATCGAGAGACCCGCCAAGCTCTCATCGCTGAAAGAATTCAGGCGCGCTATCAAGCTCGATCCTAATGGCACAGGCGGCTATTTTGATTGACACGGGACTGATGGTCGCCTTCTACGATTCTGCTGATCGCCATCACGACGCTGTGGTAAAGTTTTTTGCAACTTGCACCAGCCAACTGATAACCACGGTGGGCTGTGTGACGGAGGTTATGTGGCTGCTAGCGTCAGACTGGCGGGTGCAGAATGAGTTTTTGGCTCATTTGTCCTGTGGGATCTACAACTGCGAGCCATTGCTACCTGAAGATTTCTCGCGTATTGCTGAGTTGAATGCCCAGTATGCTGATTTGCCAGGAGATTTTTCTGATTTAGCGCTGGTAGCGATTTCTGAACGCTGTCATATTGCAGCTATTGCAACGCTAGACAAAGACTTTGATGTTTACCGACGCTACCGCAAGCAACCCTTTGAGCGTGTATTTCGCCCTTGAGGGCAGAAGCCGGTTTTTTCGATCCGCGATGGTGTGGTGTTCTGTTAGAGTCGCATTCAGAAACCGGGTTCTAGGCGCTGGCAGCGGTAAAGCGTTGCTGCACTTCATCGGGGGTGATGTTGAGGCACTGGGCGACAGTGGTGAGCAGGCTGTCGTCTTGGGTGGTTTGGTAAAGGCGGGCAAGGTTTCTCAGGACGAAAGCAATTCGGTGTTGGTCGTTGAACTCGACTGAAATCTGTAGGTCTTGCAGATGATGAGCTTTAGCTTGATCTAGCTCATTGAGTTCTTCTGCCAGCAGACCTAACTGAGAATAGGTGCGGGCTTGGCTGTAGCGATCGCCATACTCAATTTTGATATCGAGCGACTGCTGATAGTACGATCGCGCCTGCTCATACTCCTGCAGTTTTTCCGCCACCATGCCTAAGTTATGGTGATCGAGAGCTTGGTTATATCGGTCATTGAACTCGATATGAATCTCAAGAGCTTTCTGAAAATGCTCTCCTGCTTGCTGATATTCTCGAAGACTTTTTGTAAGATTCCCTAGCTGGCCGTATGTGCTGGCTTGGCTGTAGCGATCGCCAAACTCAATTTTGATATCGAGGGCCTGCTGATAGTGCGATCGCGCCTGCTCATACTCCCGCAGTTCTTGCGCCACGATGCCCAACTGGTGGTAGATGTCTGCTTGACCATAGCGATCGCCATACTCAATGTAGATATCGAGCGCCTGCTGATAGTGCGATCGTGCCTGCTCATACTCCCGCAGTTCTTGCGCCACGATACCTAAGTTGTGGTGAGTGACCGCTTGGCTGTAGCGATCATTGCGGGCCTCTTTCAGTGCCAAACTTTGCTCATAGTAAGCTTTTGCCTGGTCAAACTGGCGTTGTTGCAAGGCAATATCACCCAAGTCATGCAGTAGAGTAGATTCCATTGAGGAGCGCTTGGTCGCTCGGGCTAGGTCTAGGGCAG
Encoded here:
- a CDS encoding sulfotransferase family 2 domain-containing protein; protein product: MSPIPYKLQPHDTLCFVHVPKTAGTTLISLLDAKFHHQDICPSQLWCHLATAPFLSSNYRLIRGHFTWDDYTQYVASPVFISMFRDPVQRTISEYNFMNDYPDSWKHQQEHVDAVYQFKHQAGVALETRIKLQQRAIATDLDSFVRDPFVQEAMRDPHLRAMATATTDASQAPTENLLDIATKRLDDLVFFGILEDFRASMALLSYSFGWYPIVQYQKLMIAKTSDYLQGVSSGTLDCLRDMNQGDLVLYDRAVEQFRDRFRQMQTTLEATYGSPDSQTQTAPESWLERHYIDCYTAHQHTKIHQLDLTFDQPISGTGWHLREGNADTDTLFRWTGPATESTLDLPLASGQDLTLRMKVVGGITPEVVNGLTLTVGDRPIPLTKVCHVQDDGLFLVIYQGTIPQSVIESDRPFTRLRFQVPRTQSLQSLDPSNPDYRPVGLAVNQIRLSPRVEPLAEGDRPFLFPLDDVYWRETAQFVRQHWLTSEKIVAPIEFAEYFPGQLTPYLHIVKEPMGPTQWVIIHKGQISSLPLHLFSAMKTWTLVFANPVFAVLTAHENWNALDPANHADANAYHQAVLARLESAAIAP
- a CDS encoding glycosyltransferase family 1 protein produces the protein MSNLAGVNVLVDGYNLQLSQGTGIKTYGISLVRSLKDLGADVNVLYGRNIPSLKDASLEEVLFFDVNEGPHRYLDGSYLKRSARLMLDVGRTLSHQSFTARPIDVGQVVIRGSVRGSFMASITNLLDITGTYNLPGCYRTASALFRLGLAMGVTLPKKVDIFHATYTLPMTVPGAKKITTIHDLIPLRLPYTTLDNKRLFYKVVKRCLKDSALVVTVSEHSKRDMVDLFDVHPDKIQVTYQPIALEPLDKTPEEIQRYIKRFRIEHKNYILFVGAIEPKKNLGRLIDAYARLETDTQFVIVGKRGWLWENEIGAIDTIFGVDVAKAKFRILDYVTTEDLRHLYAGATCLAFPSLYEGFGLPPLEAMSFGCPVITSNVSSLPEVCGEAALYVDPYSVSDIEQKLSQLLGDEALQKDLAKAGRQNAERFSLERYNERLQQAYQLVL
- a CDS encoding M23 family metallopeptidase codes for the protein MKLTTLGTTFFKAKPVQSTQLSDTDKTAIAANTTLDIVAYTEEADHFNVQLAAALQGRDRWYVYAPHVRIVDAAAPPKLKLQVIDSTLLKLKPIQGSELADTEKAALRGGVELGLLEYNENEMNHYQVKLAEAIQGQDTWYVYVPHVRVLGQDGKPVIVQRAAMGIPSDTGWAWPMKGTSCGPKCEFGFARGRLHAGVDIGGYTPDECYAASDGVVKTVKNDTSGAEGRAIYIQRADGWQHVYFHMRSIAVKPGQAVKRGQLIGIRGGSGFDGEGREIDGGGYSIHLHFEIRKPDGEPVDPRTILPKDNSCP
- a CDS encoding DUF6464 family protein; translation: MVIALLILLIGLSPSIASWLVLRRADARAQARLQLALDSLASRGLPSLEHHPDRQYVEGLGYVMGDISCRFNARSPYVRCAVNPTGPCQDCRAYESTLLE
- a CDS encoding M23 family metallopeptidase; translated protein: MTQRRSFQSVSSSLIQWTPQRVGAACLIGGASLLVHSAAIAQTAADLDPGLELDYSTEVQEVPSANDLLDSVPMPAERPVSEAPQPVYSNTPDVMFEDNGADVSAPMSVDDLMQSPPSLAGSDIDTANDYNLGATYAPDQVGSVVLSERSTGCQTTLERGQDLASLCAPSASSSGQSVNLGPVSVGPDGVSLNPIPSFDNFYNVTTRPISQPSNGDRSLLFPLSIPAPITSLFGWRQHPIFGDARFHSGIDLGAPMGAPVVAAFSGQVVTAEFLQGYGLTVVLTHNDGTQETLYAHLSEIFVKPGDTVAQGDVVGRVGSTGNSTGPHLHFEVRELENGTWVTLNPAGSLQVALNNFVNGFDGLQVAQTWSKTGLQAGLARSEKHHEIWMPLAVQVGMFAPVPQKPDLIPPEQMERVVVSKSIPGSEAMVSSDRPELSPELIVSDRSDDR
- a CDS encoding PIN domain-containing protein, with translation MAQAAILIDTGLMVAFYDSADRHHDAVVKFFATCTSQLITTVGCVTEVMWLLASDWRVQNEFLAHLSCGIYNCEPLLPEDFSRIAELNAQYADLPGDFSDLALVAISERCHIAAIATLDKDFDVYRRYRKQPFERVFRP